The Pocillopora verrucosa isolate sample1 chromosome 9, ASM3666991v2, whole genome shotgun sequence genome includes the window CGTTGCCCGACAAGGACGACGACCAGTTCGAAAATGGTTCACCTTTCAATTATACAGATATATTCGGGAATGGTTCACCTTTCAACTTCTCAGCCTACTTAGAAGAAGCTATGAAACAAATCACCACTGGCTTGCAAGCAATGATACAAAACAGCCTCGACTCTTGCGCAAGCTCGCAAGGACCGCCGGGACCACCAGGCGAACCAGGAATCGTGGGTCCACCTGGAATAAGAGGAATGAGAGGATTCAAAGGTTTTGCTGGATTCCCAGGTCCTCAGGGATTTAAAGGGGACATGGGTGAACCAGGCCTCCCAGGGGTTAAGGGAGAACGTGGGCCCCCGGGGTTCCAAGGCATGAAAGGAGAACCAGGCGAATCGCTTTCTGCACCAAAAGTAACAATTAGCCCTCCAGAGATCACCGTTAAAGACGGAAACACTGCCTCTCTGGTTTGTTTTGTCACCGGAAATCCCCCTCCGCTAATATCTTGGTCCAGAGTCAATGGCGTGTTACCTAGCCAACGGACTACAGTGACGTCAGATGGCCGGATGAAGATTGCGAATGCTGGTCAAAAGGACTCTGGCAAATACACTTGTAGAGCCAAAAATCTACTGGGGGAAGATGAACAAACAGCAACTCTTGTAGTACACGGTAAGTTGTTCATTTTAGCTTATGCTGGACTCTTAAGtccaacatctaatttctccttacttttatactgctgaatcattcattaagatcacgAAAGTGAAGGAAGTGTTTgccaaccaaagaagctttgatcgctaagcaaattctccttgtcagtacctaaGGAAATGCACAGAGAAGGCATGGAGAAGTTAAGGAGTAAAGGGTTCAACTCAAAATAAGGATGATCAGAAGTCTCAAGCAAACGCTACCTTTAAATAGGCTGTTATGCTAAAAATGCGTTCAGGAAAACGTTAATGGGATACTTTATTTCTCAGTGGAAAGCAGGATTGACACAGCGCTGAGTACTTTCACCCTTTACTGCGATGGCCTGGGTTCGATTTCCGATACTCGCGTGGCATGTTGGCAATCCTCGTCTGGCTTTCCTCCTCCCACAAAATTTATCGTCCATTTGAATATTAGCAATGGACACTAAGTAACTCGTAGATGTGTACTGCTAAATCCATTTTAATTGTgtatttttgttctcttctgCCTCTTTGAGtgaccgtttttttttctgcttcctTGCAGTAAGGCCCACCGTTACTCTCCTACCTGGTCCGTCATTTGTAGCGATAGGAGGCAACGTTACCTTCCCAAAATGCCAGGTGAACAGCGTCCCTCCAGCTGTAATTACTTGGTCTAAAAGGAACGGTGTACTACCACAATCCAGAGCTATTTCAAAAGATGGAGACTTATCCATCATAAATGCTAAGAGTAGCGACAAAGGCTGGTACACCTGTGAAGCCGCAAATGTCTTAGGAAAGGAGATGAAGGCTACTCAGTTACTATTTATGAATTTGAATACTATGGGAGAGTATGGGAACCCAACGCCAAAGTACATCAGAACTGGAACAGATAAAACCATCTTGGTCGGTTGTGATTGGAAAGGAGCAATATTTGCTCCATTTCCAACATATATTTGGACGAAAATAAACGGACGGATTCCTTATGAACGAGCCAAATATCGTGGTTATGATCTAGAGATTCGGAACCCAAAAGTAGAAGACTCGGGGAGATATGTTTGCCTTGGAATGTGGAATGAGAACAAAGTCAAGGCCATGTTTGCTGTGGAAATTACCGTCACTAAAGGTAATAATATTTAAGCCAAAAAATTCATCAGGGTAACGAGAGATCCTTCGAAAAAATCTCCGTTTTTCCACCAGTCagtgttttatgaatgagcTATGTATTAACGTCACGGTGCTTTAAAGGACGCGCAAACTAAGGCCAAACGATGTGGCCAGCACTCTGTCCAGTAACTTCGAAAAATTAGAACGCAACAAAAGTTTTCAATGTACTCGAGAAAATGCACAGAACATCGACTGTTCGCACTATAATGATTACCGGCTGAGGAGAGGTTTGAGTGCATTCTTAAACGTGCGCCTAATATCTCGCCAAACATCCAAAGAGGAGTGACGTTGTTTTCGAAAAACTTCGATTtctgtttcttaaaatttttaaggtgGTGAGTGGACAGTGCTATTATGTTGTAATTATGGGTAGGATTCTTTTTACTTGAAACTCAAGCACAAAAAACTGTCTCATTCCTAGTGTAAGCTTATGCTTGTTCTACAATTCTCCTCAGTGTGTGCCCCTGTTGGTGTGGCAGACAGAAATAAGATACCAGACTCGCGTATGACAGCGAGCTCAGTTAGGGGCCCCCAATATTTACCGTACTACGGCCGGCTGGATAAATCTATCGGAGGAGGAGGCTGGTGCTCAAAGAACAGAGACACCAGCACAGATTATCTTCAAGTTGATCTTGGAAGCGTTCAGTCTGTCTGTGCTACGAAGTCATTAGGAAAAGCTGGACGGTTTACTCGAGACATCGTGTCTACTTACAAGCTGTATTTCTCACTTGATGGTGTCACTTGGAATGTGTACAAGGAAGATAACGTTGAAAAGGTAAGTTGCATAATCGAAATGTAACCTGTAGAGATTAAGAAAggttgtttttttgtcttcttgCTTTATGTACTCTCTGTGACTTGTCTTTGAACGTCACACTACCAAGATCTCtaggttttttttcgttttttttagaaactttttcGTTGACAGATGTTTTGCGTctatttctgataattttttatcGTTCTTTCACTATTAAACACTACTTTCCTGTAATCAACAAAGCTTTATTAGTCCGGATACGTCTGAAAAGCTAAGTCATCGCAAAATgtctaataccccattcacaccagctGAACATGTTTAGTTCAACCGtatttaactgaatgaaaatcataaatagAGAACCGTTAAACTAAATTTTCCATAAGATTCAAGTAATTGCTGACTTGTATTTTCAATAGACTACATTTGAAGTTGACAAACAATGGTTTAAGCAGCttctaagaagaaaaaaaatgcaccgtgttaaacaaaacagctttcaatcatgtttaagctttggtgtgaatggggtataagcTACAATGCGGACTTGCTAATTTGCTGAGCATTTAGATGAAGGAACATAAACAGAACAATTTATTAACTTGAAAGCAAAGCAATGAATTGCTTAAAAGGGGACAATCCCAGTAATTGCTTGGGGGGGGGGTTTGCTATATTTCTACAGAGGTTTTTAGGGGATCATGTAAGTTTAATTATGACACAAACGAAATCTTCCCACCCTTTCCGccccaggtgataaataatgaggGTTCCTTATTCATAGCCTTTGTATCTGTTGATTCATTGAGGGGCCATCTTTATTGTGACGACACTTTCCCTGGTCGTAATAGTGTCCACTGAATGAAGGTTCGTCTATACGTATTTATCTTTCCCTTAAGGAGTTATTCTCAGGAACCAATTTTGACCTTTAAGTCTCTTTTTATCGGCAGGTTGTGAAGCAAGAGACACGTTATCAGGGTTACAAAACAACCGTCTCGTTTGGTCCACCAGTAAAGGCTAGATTTGTCCGGTTTCATCCAGTCACAGCCGTCATATGGACCTGTATGAGGGTTGAAGTATATACATTACAATAAAGTGACACTGAGGGAATTGCTCAGCCAAAGAGTTACAGCGTGACTGCAACTGCTTTCCCCACACCAATGACAAACTTTGAATAAAGTAGTTTATCCGGTTTGATtcacaaaacaagttatgaTTCTATAACAGTTTGagaagaatgaagaaaaatcagAAGCAAATCTAActctttttttccttggttACCTTTATTTCCTTGAATTTTAGGCAAGCTTGTTCtaagaggaatttttttcttgtaaaatcgttGAATGCAATGAAGCGTTCGTGTGGCTGTACCCTTCTTCTCAAGGAGAACCCCTTCCGTTTCTCCTTGGGGGGAGGGAGGGACGGCTACACGTAGGTTAAATGTAATCTTTTTTGAATGTAAGAAAATACTAAGGATATATCTCACGCTTAGAGTAACTTCGCAAcatttgtttccctttgttttactttgcttATCTTTTAAGAGTTCAGACATGTGATAGGAAATTTGATTCCTTATCactgaaaacaataaacttgAAGAAGTTTCCTTGTGAAATGTCAAATAAACTCTTAGTAAGTTGGCACATCATAACTGTTTCCGCCAAGTGATTAAAATTCCCCCCGGGATGACTATGTTTTTTCAAGTTCTGCTGGGCTTAGTAAAATATGACCTACTTTCGACCACGCAAGTGAAAAGTGTTTTAGCACGCACTGCTTAGCCCTCTCGGCTTAGCCGAGTACTATTGACCTCCGAGCAGCCGAAGAGGTACCAGGTGGCTTCCCGTTTCGCTCCAGTTTtcgcaaagaaaaattgttattactttaaaacaaaaatgaccaGAAAGTGTTTATGCGGTATTAAATGGtacttttgtttatctttttgaCCTTAAATTTCTACGCAAAATATCAACGCAATGCTCGCTTTACGAAAACTGGGAAGATATTTTCAATGTAAACAAGTTTCAGCATTAAGACGAAGTTCACACACACATGACACCGAAACAACTGAATAAAAGTGCCTCCGAAAGTTTTATATGCGCGTAAGGAAACGTGACGGAAAGTTTTTCACCTTGTAGCTTTCACATCCATCACCCTGCTCCcgatgttttaaaatttcccaGCATTTGGCAAACATAACACGATATTTAGGTCGACCAGACAATTTTCGCGGACAAATAACATATTTGCGCGCCAAATGGGGGCTATAACTATTAATATATTTTACTCAGACATTGTCTACAAGTCGACTCAGTATGACGCTAAGAAAACAAGCCATTTGCCACGGGAACTTGACGATATAGTTTCGCTGTCGCCGAGGGTGATCCAAGATTAGAATTTGATTCATTGAATTCAGATAGCTGAGGGAGGGTTATTGATTAAGACAGAATTTCAAGCACTCTGTGTAAAGATGCCTAAAAAAGAGTGCTATTCATTATTGAACACTGGCACGGTACTATCTGTTTTCTGTCTGCTACTTTATTCCGCTGGATTTATTAGAATCGAGCTGAAGTTTACTGATCAGGACCGACGGCTGGAAGCTGTCGAGGAGGTCATTTCTTTACTAGTAGTAGGTAATCTACTAGGTAATTCTATAATTGGCTTGATTAGAGTATAATCGTTTGCCGACTGTAAGCTGACCGATACAAGTTAGCTGTTGCGCGTCAAACAGCATAAAGAACACCTTTCCAAAGGGAAAAATTCGCTGTGAAATAAGAAATTGTTGTTATCTGTTGGAGAAAGAAAATTTGCGGCTTAGTGCCGCTTTTTTTTCAACGAAGACtccaaaatttttaacattacaaaTGATAATTTTCTGTTTCTCAAGCGTTAGGGGAGACTAATGTAATAAAGGAAGAAGACGTTGTCCttggcaatttttttaactttctaattcgctttcattttttttaacgcgTTTCTCAAATGTAGTTAATCCTTGTCGCTTGTCTGTAGTCTCAGAATTTTCGACGATTTGTACTTGAAGAGGAAAACCCGTACGAATATTATCAAAAACACACTCATTTGTCATTTTGACCTCTAAACTAGTGATGCAAAAATAGCTCGAAGATTCTGGCCTTTTCATGAAAAATCTGATGTTTAGAtgtgaaaatggtttaaaaaacaTCTAGAGAGTAAGTTTTGTATGTTGTTGGCACTAAGCATAGTAGTTGGCAGAATCcatctttgatttgatttgccTCGACATATTTTGTAAGCCTCGTCAAACAGACTACGTGACTTCCTGTTTTTCAACTCATGACCTCATGCTTCAGTTATCTCGTGCTGTgcatttttcttgttgtttttcgTTGTGTACTAATCATTTTTGCTGACGTCGTTtaaattgttttgcttttaaagaaaatttcaaagcaaatttcAGCTAATTTCCTCCCTTAAGTCATAAGCATGTCTTCGAGTCAGAGTACTTTCTGCGTGCAGGCCTAATTGGAAACGTTCATAAGAAATGCTGTTTTCTCCTTTATAAAACGTGGGATTTAACACTTTCGTTAGGCGCTTTGGGTTTCTCTTGCTTGAAGTCTGTGGAGGTTAAAGAGGAAGAGGGGAAGGGGGTAGCTTTTAACCTTGATTACAAAGTATCATTGGAGTAGGCTCCTCTTCGAAGTATTCTGGTACGAGAGAAAAAAGTGGGCAGTATGATCCACATACATATACGGTCACATATATGGTCAGACTTTGTCGTTTTTCTCTCAAAACTTGGTAAAATTTTCATCCTGGGGTTCCTTAATCCCAAGAGACTAACATATGtttctttctgtctgtttaGCAGAGAGAGCTTCTCTGTTACAAACGGGAAAACTTAACCGGGTTACACAGAGTATTTAAAAAACTCCGCTGTTTAATAATTCTGTCAATAGAATCCTGTTGTTTCTTCCTCTTTTATTATTCTTTAGGCCAGCCCAAGGTTTCTCTTTCGTTTGGCCCATCTTACgtcgaaaaggaaaaaaatatcacgcTGCCAGAATGCCACGTGACTAGGTTCCCTTCAGCGGTGATCACGTGGTCTAAAGTGCACGGTAAAATAGAGCAAGGCGGAGCTGTTCTGAAAGGTGGACAACTGTCGTTACTGAATTGACAGAATAAAGATTCTGGCATTTATAAATGTATGGCATCAAATCAATTAAGGCAGGCCTTAGCCGTTACGCATCTTAGCGTTGTACAACTGCCCAAATTTAGTGTGCGTCCTCCTTCAGATCTAGACATACTCAAGCACCGCAACGTTTCAGTCTCTTGCCAGGCCAAAAGCGACCCCAAACCAAAAGTGACGTGGGTTAGAGAAAATAGTGAGCTACCATTTGGAAGATCGAAGGTCGATGAGGATGGAACACTTCATATCTGGAATACAAAGAAATAAGACTCGGGAAAGTTTACCTGCGTAGCGTCATCAGCGGAAATTTTTAAGGCATTCTCTGCAATGCAGCTCTCGGTATCATGTAAGTGGTTAAACTCTAAAGTAGGTCTGAAAGTATTTATGAAGTTTTGTGAGCCTTTTGCGTTCACACTGGTATCTTACAGACTCTGCAATAAGTTGCATAAAGACAGGGCTCCAATACTCCTTTCATACGCAGTGACAAAAGGAAGTATTCCCtgtgattcttttctttttatttgagGTAATCATGATGATAGCAAGATTTatgataacattttaaaatagtGAAGATGAAAATGATCATGACAGTGATTGTGACGGTGACGGTGGTGATAAATGTGATTGTGGCCGTGATAGAGGTCACAGATCTTGATATAATTTTCAGAAGAAAACTGgtaaatgaaaaatgttgttGATATCTGTGCTAGCAGCGTGTCAAGGTTAAGTAGTTTCAGGGGTAATGATGAAGTGTCAAGTAGTCCTTGATAGGCCCGGGTGATCAAACATAAGTTAGAGGGAAAAGAAAATACTCTTGCCACAGTAGTCTGTTGGTACTGAGTTTCCGTTTACTCGCGAGACTGATGACGTTGATGAATGAGAAAGGCCAACTTTCCCTGACCTTTCATAGGACTAAGTGAGATGTGCTCATCAAAATCAATAATATcaatttggtgttaatttgTCAGATGTTTGCCAGTAACAGAGTGATACAACTGCTTTTGTTTTCTGTCTCTTGACAATGATATCACGACGACAGTTTAGGAAATGTAGTGCGTTTCTAACTTTTTTTTGATATGTGCTTTTCTCGGATGTTCCGCaagattaaagaaataaattcccATCCTTTGACCCATTTGCTTTGTGTAGTTTATTGCTTTGGGTAAAGATGAAACCGTTGGTTCTTAAACTCAAGTGTACTGAGCCTGTTTCCTTCCACAAACataggtgattttttttctgtgatgcATTTTCGTTGATACAGAGATAAAGACAATTATCTAGGTCATTTTGATTTCACTAAAGAATGTTTCCAATTTTCTTGACCAGCATGTGAAGCTGTAGGCGTAGAGGACAGTAACATAATCCCTGATAGTAGTAGAATGACGGCAAGTACAATGTTCAACATGGGTTCTAGACCGTCCTACGGCCGGCAAAATGGACAGAGGGGTGGTAAAGGTTGGACCCCAAAGACTACGATTAACAGTTCACACTATCTTCAGGTTGATATGGGTGAAGTGCGATATGTCTGTGCTCTGGCGACTCAAGGGAGTGGAAGATATATTGACTGGACTACCAGTTACAAAATACATCTTTCAACAGATGGAGTGATTTGGAAAACTTACATGGAAAATAACTTTGATAAAGTGAGCAAATTCTAAATTGTCTAATTTCTATATTCCTATAGGATCTGTATCATCTATTTTGCGGTAGCTGTCTAAGTGATCAGAGCGAAACGAACCAATCTTGCTGGACGAATTTAACGATTTGATTTGTCTAAATCTTTTAATCGCTGCCTAAACCTGAGTATGGATTGCTTATCTCTTCTATTTCCTCAGCTTCCATAGGATGACCATTAGGTAATATCTTGATGATGCATTAGCAGCTCCCTGTAAGTAGTTTGGAGCCTACACGGCGTGTTCGTTAGCTACCAAATTTCTGTTTGGCCTATGAACTATTTGCTCCTGCTTCATTTAGAACTATGGTATTCCTTAGAGTCTGCTTTTTTCAAGTATGTTGTAAGCTCcacaattttctcttctttggcAGGTATTTCCAGGAAATGCAGACCGAAACAGCATCGTGAAGAATTATCTCACTTCTGCCATTAAAGCAAGATATGTTCGGTTTTATCCAATAAGATATGTCAGATATCCAACGTTGAGAGTTGAAATTTTTGTGTTGAAATAACCTCCGCAATTCGAAACGTCACTGAGCCGACGGTTTGTTCAGAGTTTCCGCTGATTAAtgtattttgtcattttaagaCCGCCAGGTAAAGGGGGATTAGGCAGATTTGAATAAACGAATGTGATTGCATTAGATTTCGACTCCGGCccaaaacaatcaaagtgcTAACTAGTGTATTACTCTGAAATGAATTTTTGGATATCACCAAGGCGAGTTTTTATAAATCATTAAATGTACAGCCTAGTTCTCTTGTTAAACTATTCCTTTTCAAATAGCTACATGTGTTTTCATTGTTACAAGTACGCGATGCAtctatatttattttgttaagtCTTCCTTCACGCTGATATGCAATTATTTCTCCCACATCCTTCAAGTTAACGTTCCTGGTGGGGCTGGTGTCGACCATCAGAACAGAGGAGCTCTGAACAAACTGAAGATAGCGTGTGTTTTTTCCACGTGATCCTCCAAAATCCCCGTCCCACCCAGACGGTAAATAATGACCGGCCCCATATTTAATCATTATGAGAAAAGTTTCTCCCAGACTTCAATCAGAACCTTATTCAGCACAGTCAGGTACGTTAGTTAAAAGTAACGTGCGAAAATCAAATCATTAGTGCCGCGAAACTTCTGTCTagctaatttatttttactcgCACGACAATAAAAGCCAATGAGGAAAAGGAGATGCTCCTAATTTATGGAGAGGACTGAGAATCAGTGCGGGAGACTGGTAGCAAAGAATGAAAGACTGAGCCCAAGATTCGCTTTAAGGATAATTATCTACATGGGGTCGGGGGGGAAGCTTCTAGagaaactctggtgctgcgTCAATGGGCAGCATCACAAGACAATTTGgggtttatcaactgagttgattgtgtaaattggccaccgtagagagtttctaaagttgaCATTTTGAGCTTTAGCTCATCGTCAGAGATAAGGATGACTAACGCTTTCACGTCAGCTGTAGAAACTCTCCACGGAGGCTGCTTTACacaatcaactcagttgatgaaaccaaattatcatggAGCCCTCTCGTTCTCAGCGACATACACTCGTCTAACGAATCGAAGGGGTTGTCTTTTAAAATTGATTCTTTCCATCAAGAGAGGCAGTTGATAAAGGCCTGCAAATTAGTAAAATACTACACGCACCAAATAAATATCTTTAAGTTTCTTGTTTGTCGTGGACGTGACCAAGAACTTTCATTTATAAAAATAGTTGCAGCTGAAGGATTTCTGCTTAGAATGAGATTCTTCTGAAACTGTCTCCGCCAGATATGCCTACATGAAAACTTTCTAAGTTTTCGGTTTACGCCCGTTCAACAATTCCTGTTTGCGACTGGAAAATATATTAcaaataattcattatttgtTATGGAACTGCATTCATGATGCAAAAGTTTAATTCAAAGAGTATTGTTGGATCGAGGATGGCCAGGACCAGAAGCGTATGCAGGGGACATCACACTGCTGTACTATGAACGTTAGGGCCTTTCATTAATTCTCGTGTACCATTCAAACTGTTCATTAAGAACTTATGTAAATGCA containing:
- the LOC131775319 gene encoding uncharacterized protein, which produces MEYSDLQKTSRNRGLTVSPGLVLSVVCLVLYSAGFVRVELKFDDQDQRLEAVEEAIALLKFEMKTYIKDEGAEISEKEKPSIEQIFNRNKRNVPDLSPLPDKDDDQFENGSPFNYTDIFGNGSPFNFSAYLEEAMKQITTGLQAMIQNSLDSCASSQGPPGPPGEPGIVGPPGIRGMRGFKGFAGFPGPQGFKGDMGEPGLPGVKGERGPPGFQGMKGEPGESLSAPKVTISPPEITVKDGNTASLVCFVTGNPPPLISWSRVNGVLPSQRTTVTSDGRMKIANAGQKDSGKYTCRAKNLLGEDEQTATLVVHVRPTVTLLPGPSFVAIGGNVTFPKCQVNSVPPAVITWSKRNGVLPQSRAISKDGDLSIINAKSSDKGWYTCEAANVLGKEMKATQLLFMNLNTMGEYGNPTPKYIRTGTDKTILVGCDWKGAIFAPFPTYIWTKINGRIPYERAKYRGYDLEIRNPKVEDSGRYVCLGMWNENKVKAMFAVEITVTKVCAPVGVADRNKIPDSRMTASSVRGPQYLPYYGRLDKSIGGGGWCSKNRDTSTDYLQVDLGSVQSVCATKSLGKAGRFTRDIVSTYKLYFSLDGVTWNVYKEDNVEKVVKQETRYQGYKTTVSFGPPVKARFVRFHPVTAVIWTCMRVEVYTLQ